The DNA region AAAGCAGAAACcttgattttaattaataCCAAATACGAACTTAACAAACGTAAAAACTTATCGAACCAAAGACACGCAAGTCTCTCTTGTAGTCTGCACTTGAACCTTAAACTTGTCAAATCACGAGACTGATCCACACAtactaaaatatgttttttcataaaaaaatcCATATCGatatcaataaaaaaaaaatttgttttgtaccCTTCTATTCAACCATCTTccttaaataaatcaaaaaagcAAGATACAAACATGTACCCTATATACAAATTCCACATTTAaacattatatacatacatatgtacttataaatgtaatataataatataatagaTCATACTTACTAACATTTACATCCAATCATACAGTTGTACTTGTATGTTCACTTGTAAAGATTTTTGCAAATGAATAATGAGTTTAGTAAGcctacaaattttaaatggaTTTCGAGGATATACTTTTATAACCTTTACTGTTTACCCATATAAGTGTAACTACAAATATATCATTTAAGTGTGATAATCAAACGGAGCAGGTTTATTCTTATTCAATTTCCATTGCATATTTGCAAAGCTCCGTTTGATACTTCggaatcaaaatttaatttctaaaaactttttaatcaGTCATGTTTTTTTCTGCATTtaataaatgtatttttcAGTATTTTTGGACATAAGTGTTTTTgattatatacttatatattttgCCATTTATAAAAAAGAAGATAATTACTTTTCAAATAAAACGAGTTATTGAATACGGcctgttaaaaaaaaagtgtactACATATTTTCAGATTCGCCTTTATTGGCAAACCGAAAGGTAATCAAGGATCGATGAATTAAGTACAATTTCGTCATCGAAACTGACTGAAGGGACTTCCTATTATTTTATCACTGTATCAAAGGCTAGTATTgttatatagatatagatcACATTTTACTTACTTCTTAAGACATTTTTAATGTACCATATAAAGTAAATAACGCTTTAAGCTACTGTGAAAATatctgtttattttttggtttaaaatttctcgattttttttttggtatttgaaatatatatgtatatatatttatttatgtattgtATTTGAAACATGCTCGTTGCATGATTTGAAAGATAAGCCATTGTagcattttatttgttaaagTTTATGTATGTTAGTTTCTTTTTGgttcattcattttgaaacattttgaagtgttattattattacgggtttgatttgtttttgcttgcTTATAAGgggttttaaaagtttttccattttgtaattgaaagtgtatcatgttttttttttttgtttttttagctTTGTATATGTAATATTCGGTACAGGAAAGGAAAACAATTTACTTTTATAAAAACAATGTGTCCTTTCTTTCTGACGAAAGAAAGTAGGATAGGGACTAGGAAGGTCTGGAAATGGAATTGGTTTTGGAGGTGACAAAGCTTAAGCCAagttttaaaacattttcctACTTAACATAATATTTCAGTTAAACTCAATTTTGGGATTTTAGTTgtcattatatttattttgtatatatatttaaggtctttatgtttattaatttattaattaaagcCAATTTGTTAATTGATTATATTCATTTGTAtatattgttgctgttgttttgtttttttttgtaataatattaaatcctATCTTTTTATGAGTTAGTTTAAATAGTTTAACTTTTAGTTTTGAGATAAAATTGTTCTTAGCTCCGACTTAAAAGTACTtgtatagttttttttctatgatCATTAGTTGGtgttaatatatgtatatctctgTATATCTATACGATTTGCATAATTGGTCAgatgtgtgtttgttttttgtggcATTTCAAATTGTACTCAATTTTTGCATTCATTTAATGTTATTTTGCTCGATTTTATATCCTTGCAGCTTAGCGGAAAACAGTTAGCAGTATTGTGTATCTACATGGTCgccataaaatataaatacaatGAACCAAAGTTTAGTATTGAGAATGAAGTTGGCTTCAGACTACTACTCATATCTAAGATTCTTTAACTTTCAATGAAATAAGAAAATTCGAAATCACTTTGAGAAGAAAAAACTCTGCAAGGATATAAAATAATTTGGTGTCGCCAAATATTCttgattgttttttgttttctttttgtatgtTTCACATTATATgtacaatttatttaataatttgcaTGCATTTGAAGCACAGGTAAGGGAAAAAATAACTGATAAAACATATTTTGTTCACAGCCGTGTACTCCTTAATAGCATTTACTTCAGCTTTCATTTGTATCTCTATATCTGCTAatcaacatatatatatgtaaatatatatgtatattatttagATAATTTCCTGATCTTGttatatattgtttatttgtgtttttggttTGTAATTTgattctattttgtttttttctggtCCTGGCTATATTATTATAAGAtggcaaattttgtttatcaaaGTTAATGACCAGAATAGATAGaggaaaagaaagagaaatagagagagagagagaggacgAGTTTCAGAAATATATTTACGGTTCTTCATGAGATCATCGACAACGTTGATATACTATTTATGTAGGTGAACTTTATTTGTATTCAGGATCTCAACCGGTTTTCTTTAtgattataaaatttttgatcaAGAGAAACTTTATTTCTTGCTTAGCATTTTTTTGTTCTAGGTTAGTTTGTCTTTCGATTATGcaagtttagtttttgctCATAGTTTTGGGAATTCTGCAACAACTAGTTTTTAGTTCTAAGGAGTTTTGTATCTACTTCACAtagagaaatattttttttttgttgtttcctACATTGAGCCATTTcgatttcaaatcaaatgctCATAATCATGATAAAATATCATGATTTtgtaaagaaaatattttaataagaCAATGTGcgatttgtgtgtgtatggggtttagtgtgtatgtgttttttaaGCCTACAATAAAAATTAGCACCAATGCATGATAATGATTTTCCTAGTTATCACCGATCTATGACGGTTCTTAGGTATGTCTGGGTGTCAAGATATGTGTTAATTACTACAGTTAAACATTTTATTCTTTCTTTGAATgtattttcttaatttaatattgaagGGGGTCATTAATTTCCctataaaaactgaaaaaaaatttccttGATTTTATTTATCGAATATTCATTActaaaattctaaaatatatagaaGTCAAACGGGAATGATACTAGTAAGGTGCGAAACTGAAACTAAATTGATAATATCTGAATTCACATATGGAAAACAAAAGTTTCGGTATAAAATCTAATATTCACCTTCTGAATTACCTGTACCAATTTCTGGTTAAACTGCTGGGCAGTGTTAGTCAACGAGTTATGTCAACTAATTAAAAGGATTTGGGAAACCAAACTTTCCAGACTTTgtaccaaaaatttgttgggTAAGTCCTTGCAAATTTTATGTCATATCTAATTCAAATTCTTCAGCTAAACACTAATTAACAATTTCGGTTTTTGATCTAATACGATAGGGCATAtagagtatacaataaaaatttagtaCACATctaactctctctctttattgTGATACCATATTAAGTGggccagagagagagaaatggtAGACAGAGATATGGGTATGTGAATGGGGGTACTCTTAGACAAGATGGAATGATATATGTAAGAATGTACTTATAGCGAAAACCTAAGTATTGTTATAGATATTTTTCGAAATTACAGTGTAATAAGGTTTAGTTTTAATATACCAGGGGTCAAAGCACACAGGAAAAATTCTAATGTGCCATTTTGTATTTgctattgattttttttagtttaccggaaaattttcttttaaaatttttccgAATACGGACAAAGAGAAAGTTTTTCTGTATTTAGCagcaaaataattataataattttaatattttgtatttgtttgcTACTTTCTGTATTATTGCACTCATCCCATTGGTTATTTGATTTCAAGTTATAAGTTAAGAAAGCTATTACCCAGAAATCCTAGCATTATGGTGGACATGGCCAATGGTGTGGCCAATTTAACATTCGTTGCGGTGCTATTGCCAGCCAAAATTTCAGCGCGCTTTCTCATACGTTCCTGGAAAAgtcaatataaaatataaattagtCTCAATAATTGGAAAGACGGGCTTATAatattgaaaatcaaaaagatAGTCTAGAAGAGTTTGGAAGAACAATTTCCTGGTGAATACATTTTCTTTGTGCCAAACATCAAGGATCATTCGAAACTATAAAGTGTATATAGCGCACAATCTAGTTACCTTGGCTAATTCTTCCCTAGAAATCATTAAATCTAGTTGGCTGGTCGATTTCCTCCTAGTCGATATGCTCGACTGACACagttttcatttggttttcatCCGAATAGTacgtaaattaaaatttattcaaagATTTCTACTACGAAAAGTATGTAAATTGAAACTAATTCAAAGATTTCTACGCAtaccaaaatatttattttttcctgTATTGTAGTTATACAATAGACTTGGATCAAGGTATGTCATCCCAGCAATCAAATTGCTCCATAGGAGGATCAACAGAAGCCGATTCGCCGTTTGGAGAGCTCGTGCCGAGCACTAGTAATGCCCTGCCGAGTTCTTCAATTGAGCAATTCAATTATTCAATCAAGTTACTCCATAGGAGGATCAAACTTGTCATTTGTTAGTGCGCAGTCGTCTGGGCACACGCTTTGCTATGACGGATCTGGTGAATCAGAAGCTGGATTGCTATTTGGAAAACTCAAGCCAATGGCCAGTAATGCCTTGCCATCAATAAACTCAAACCAGAAAATGCAATTCAATTTTTCCCCTGGAGAAAAAAGGTCAAATGGATTGTTTAAGAAAGCCCAGCTTGTGCCCACCGGTGGCGTGGCTAATGGAGAACGCAAGCCTACAGAAAGCACTCCCTTTGTATCTTTGCCGCCTATTTACTTAAATCTGGGTAGGGATCTTGATGACAGTGCCAAGCAAGTGCAAATTGGAGGATGGCTGGTGGCCAAAAATGAGTCTTGTTCGTTGTCGGCAATATACTCAATCCGAGGAATAGCTACCCGGGAATATATTTACTCTATTCCGTCAACGAACTTTTTTGGAAGTGTCCACTCATCGCGAGACAATGATCAGTATGATTCATCCAGCGATGATTCTGATGACAATCAACAAATTCGAAGTTACCAGCAGATGGGTAACTGCATTCAAATCGGACAATCTAAGCCAATGCCCAACCCATTGCTAAGAAATCGCAACTTTCGTGCTCGGGATCAAGCCCCCAAGTATGAGTATGGGAAAATAGCAGCACGCAGGCAGACGCGTGTTCAAAGGCACAAGTTGCGAGAACTTAAAAAGAAGATGCTTCTCCATAAAATCGGGAGAAAACGATAATCTTTATCTTTGTTAGTGTATCAGTTGTGTGGTGCACATTTATGTGTATGCCCGAAAGGTATCAGATTGACTTTCTTCAATCCTCAAGACGCAAAACTTTAAGGTGTTTCATTTACAAAATTGTTAGTTTTCGACCTCAATCTAATATGCGAAAGCTTATTTTCGTTATAGATATTAAAATTGTTATGTTTGTGAAAATATAGGTACTAATCATTCAAAATCGTTTATATTATATTGTAAATTGACTAATATTTTTACCGATGGGCctatttattataatattttttaacatGCCCCCATATAGTTAAGGGTTATATAAAAGTCGTCAAAATGTATGTGTCAGGCAggaggaagcttttccgacattataaagaatatatattcttgatcagcatcaacagccttCTCCGTTCGTCCCTCCATCCATCTATCGTCTATTCCCGTTTGAGCACCTAGATCTTGGACTATCAGAGAGAGTCACCAACTCTCGGACTCGTGTGTAGTGGCTACGgcgatcaagtttatttcaaattttcgcCACGAAAATATTCCAGGCGGTGCATGGTATACagaagtcggcgagacgacttacttattTTTTACTCATTAATATTACCTGATATAGCTTATCCTCGCCGGGCGGATCAAGGCATTCAAATTCGCAACAACGTTCACCGACACGAAAATTCttgcaaaactaaaaaaaaataatcataataagtTTAAAGTATTTTCTTATGGCTATATGCTTACATATGGCGGATCACAGTAGATAGCCTTGCACCAGAGTGGCTCGGAATGATAGCAAACGCATAAACTGCAAACACCTGGACCGGGCACATAAAGCATACCATGATTCACTTTATTGCCCTGAAAGTCAACACAATCTTCTTCTAAAGCATCTGCAAGGTAATAAgaaataagtgaaatattttgaTTCAAGCCCTCGCGAGATGCTCCACTTTAATCCGGCTACACAAACGAACCCCAGTTCAGAGATTATCAATTAGAAATTGTTGTCGAGTTCAAATACTGAGCTCAAATCACTTCGAGCAACGGCGCCCAGAAAGCCAGATAATACATGTTTTGCGTAGTTTTTTGATGTCTCAATCTATTCAGTTGTTCACTTCGATTACCTCAAGGTTTTTTAGATTACGATTAGAATGAAGAAAACTGGAATTTAATGCAATATCAACGTCATTTCGAGCGACCTTTTAAAATGCGTTGGCGgtaagttttcatttttaaagcTAGACCAACTTGAGTACTGGAAACGAACTAAATGCAATGTATGAAAACGTCACCATAAAAAAGATAATAAtggatatttttcattttggaaATTGGTTTAATGTGATATTTCACAACGAATATTTTGAATATCAATATATATGAAACTCAAATCGACTCAAACTATTTTATGGTTAGATGCAGGAAACATACAGGAAAGACTAGTTTAAAGGAACTCGATTGAATAAGTATCTGtgtatctatgtacatatgttgtATGAAACATTAAAATGAAGTAaagttttgcatttgtttgtttgtttgtcttatATACAGACGACATTGTGTGTTGATGCTATTGCAgctgtttattttgtttgtttgcttttgcttttctcTCATACACTTTCTCTGTGACAGCCTCTATATCCCGCTGTCTTCGTTTAGGCCGCAATTTTTGAGATCGCTGAATAATTAAAAAGGGGAACTGTAGAACTTTTGCGCCAGCTGTCGACCAAACAATTTACCAGCCTCCTGAGTCAGAGTTTAGGCCCACTGACCTCACACGATTTGCCCAATGTCTTTGGAAGAAAGACACAGAGGAGACGGACGAAGGACGAGAACTTAAGAACGCATTTCATGGTAGTAAGAGAGAACTTATATGTCCTTTGAAAGGGACAGGCTTGGACAGGACTGGCAGCATTTCACAATTATGCTTATTACTTTTTAATGCTTGGCTTTTTCATTTCCAAGCTGTTCTGCACCTGACAATCCCTGACCCTTGGTCCCATATTCTACCCACCGCTTCATGTTCATGTCCGGACTTGAGCAATTTTCCAACAGGTCAGCTCAAAGCCACGCAGGCTATTTTATGTGCAGCCATGCGGTTTACTTATAAATAGCTTTTGTTATGATATTTTCACGACGAGGGCGAGGACGGAAACGGGTGCGGGTCGTGGATAGATACTCGCCTTCTCCTCATCTCTCCACCATCGCCGTAAAATTAAGCGTTTAATATTTGATGAAGGTATAGATTAATAATGGTCGGGGTGGACAAATATAAAGCAAAAGaatttacatattttgatCTATTTTTGCTgcttaaaatcaataaaacaCAATTTCTTAGTTCCCTTTTATCTCCTTAACGTTAAgctttttttcatttccaaATGTCatttagtatttttaattaagtaCATTGAAAACTGCTCAAAAAATTGAGACCCACGCGTGCCATAACATAGAACATACGAAAATTCCTTTCAGACATTATgtttcaaaaaatttcattaaaattgtgCTAACTTTCTTAAGGAAGAGTTGTAATTGGGAACTGTAGTCTCCTGATAGTGAAATCACGACCAAACCAAGTTTTCGAATTtccataaatacatacaaaaaaacataTGTGTGTACTTATTGGTCCTAATGAGATTTTAGAAGTGTGA from Drosophila willistoni isolate 14030-0811.24 chromosome XL unlocalized genomic scaffold, UCI_dwil_1.1 Seg141, whole genome shotgun sequence includes:
- the LOC111518541 gene encoding uncharacterized protein LOC111518541, with amino-acid sequence MPCRVLQLSNSIIQSSYSIGGSNLSFVSAQSSGHTLCYDGSGESEAGLLFGKLKPMASNALPSINSNQKMQFNFSPGEKRSNGLFKKAQLVPTGGVANGERKPTESTPFVSLPPIYLNLGRDLDDSAKQVQIGGWLVAKNESCSLSAIYSIRGIATREYIYSIPSTNFFGSVHSSRDNDQYDSSSDDSDDNQQIRSYQQMGNCIQIGQSKPMPNPLLRNRNFRARDQAPKYEYGKIAARRQTRVQRHKLRELKKKMLLHKIGRKR